One window from the genome of Nicotiana tomentosiformis chromosome 5, ASM39032v3, whole genome shotgun sequence encodes:
- the LOC138893048 gene encoding uncharacterized protein, which yields MGSLAYILVGERLLVADVQTLANQFVRLDVSEPSRVLDCKVARSSLYEHIRERQHDDLHLFDLKDTVRHGGAKKVVDGVLQMQGHICVPNMDGLRELILE from the coding sequence atgggcagccttgcgtatattctagttggtgagaggctGCTAGtggcagatgttcagactttggccaatcagtttgtgaggttggatgtttcagagcccagtcgggttctagattgtaaagtcgctcggtcttctttatatgagcatatcAGAGAGCGACAGCATGATGATCTTCATTTGTTTGACCTCAAGgatacggtgcggcacggtggtgccaagaaggttgtTGATGGAGTTTTGCAGATGCAAGGTCatatatgtgttcctaatatggatgggcttcgtgaattaattcttgaatag